A stretch of DNA from Acidimicrobiia bacterium:
ATTCCCGGGATGTCCATGAGGCTAACCCAGCCCGGATCAGGAACAGCCGTGACTGCGGGGTTTGTCGAACGGTAGGTCCGGCAGGCACAATGGGAGACCCGTAGGGATGGATTGTGAATGGACGTCAGCCGGATCCGTACTGACCTGATTGCCGAACAGCAGGCATTGGACGAGATCGTGTCGGGCCTGGACTCTGAACAATGGTCGAGTGCCACCCCGAGTCCTCGTTGGTCTGTTGCCGACCAGATCGGTCATCTGGCGTACTTTGATCATTCGGCTGTCGTGGCGATTACCGATCCCCAACGCTTCTCGAGCCTCCTGGGAGAGCTGTTCTCGGTCGCCGGTGGAGGGGACGAAGCGATTGATGAGCTGACGTTGGGCGGCTACAGGCAGATGCCATCGAGCGACCTGCTGGAGGCGTGGCGCGCCAACCGCGAGTCGCTGGCGGCCGCCTCAGCCGGACTCACCAATGATCAGCGGGTGAACTGGTATGGGCCGTCGATGAGTTCAAGGTCGTTCCTGACGGCTCGCCTCATGGAGACCTGGGCCCATGGCCAGGATATCGTTGACACGGTTGGCGTCGGCCGTCCGGCGACTGATCGGTTGCAGCACATCGCCCAGCTCGGATTCATCACCCGGGCGTGGTCATACACCAATCGGGGGCTTCAGGTGCCGTCCGAGCCGGTTCGGGTGGAGTTGTTGTCGCCGTCCGGCGAACCGTGGTTCTACGGACCAGAGGGGGCAGCCGAATCGGTCGAAGGGTCTGCCGAAGACTTCTGTCTTGTGGTCACGCAACGCAGACATGTCGATGACACCACACTGACGGTGACGGAACTGGGTCGCGATTGGCTCGAAAAAGCCCAGGCGTTCGCCGGTCCATCAACCGATGGTCCGAAGGCCCGCTTTCCGTAGAGCTTGTCGCTCAAGCCTTCAACCGGTGGCTGATTGAGTTCGGCAACCCCTGCGACGATGCGGCAACCCCAAATCATGCCTAATCTGCATCAGATCGTCACCCGACCAAGTGCTCCTCCTTTCCCAATAGTGGCGTGGTTAGAACGCCGCACCACCCCGCAACGCCGCCTGGGTGCCGGGCTGATAACCCTCGTCTTGCTGGCATTCGTAATCCGTCGGGTTGCTCACATGGCACTTGATATGTGGTGGTTTGATACGGTTACGACTGCCTCCGTCTGGTCGACCGCGGTCCGCGCCCAGCTCACCCTGGCGGGGTTGGCGCTGGTCGTTGCCGGCGCGATTCTGCTTCCGACCGCCTGGTCGGCGTATCGAATGACACCGGCCCCGGAGAACTTTCCCAACCGGCTGGTTGTCAGGTACCGGCAGCGGATGGGAGCCGGCCACCGGTGGCTGCTGTTCGGTGTGGCGATGTTGGTGGTTCTGCGCGACTCCTGGGATGCGATGGGGCTGTGGAAGC
This window harbors:
- a CDS encoding TIGR03084 family protein produces the protein MDVSRIRTDLIAEQQALDEIVSGLDSEQWSSATPSPRWSVADQIGHLAYFDHSAVVAITDPQRFSSLLGELFSVAGGGDEAIDELTLGGYRQMPSSDLLEAWRANRESLAAASAGLTNDQRVNWYGPSMSSRSFLTARLMETWAHGQDIVDTVGVGRPATDRLQHIAQLGFITRAWSYTNRGLQVPSEPVRVELLSPSGEPWFYGPEGAAESVEGSAEDFCLVVTQRRHVDDTTLTVTELGRDWLEKAQAFAGPSTDGPKARFP